The Candidatus Omnitrophota bacterium genome segment TTTTGGCCCGTGGGAGGCCGAGAGGAAGAGGGCCTCATAGGCAGAGGGGGGCAAATACACCCCCTCCTGAAGCATGGTATGGAAGAATTTAGTGTACTTATGTATAGCGCTGTGTTTCGCCTCTTGGTAGTTGCGCACCGGCCCCGGGCTGA includes the following:
- a CDS encoding aspartate aminotransferase family protein; the encoded protein is SPGPVRNYQEAKHSAIHKYTKFFHTMLQEGVYLPPSAYEALFLSASHGPKELKTTLEAASKAFKSL